The DNA sequence CGGCGCCGCGAGGAACTGACCGGCGTGACCGTCGAGCAGGCGATGGCCCACCCGACCTGGAACATGGGGCAGGTTGTCACGATCAACTCGGCGACGATGGTCAACAAGGCGCTGGAGGTCGTCGAGGCGCACGAACTCTACGACGTGCCGTACGCCGACATCGAGGTGATGGTGCACCCGCAGTCGGTGATCCATTCCATGGTCGAGTTCGTCGACGGCTCCACGCTGGCCCAGGCCAGCCCGCCGGACATGAAACTGCCGATCGCGCTGGCCCTGGGCTGGCCCGACCGGGTGCCGGGGGCCGCCGCCGCGGTGGACTGGACCGCGGCGCACACCTGGGAGTTCGCGCCGCTCGACGACGAGGCCTTTCCCGCCGTACGGCTGGCGAAGGCGGCGGGCGAGGCGGGCCGCTGCCGCCCGGCGATCTACAACGCCGCCAACGAGGAGTGCGTGGAGGCGTTCGTCGCCGGTCGGCTACCGTTCCTCGGCATCGTCGACACACTCGAGCGGGTGCTCGGGTCGGCCCCCGATTTCGCCGAACCGGGTACCGTCGAGGACGTGCTCGCCGCGGAATCCTGGGCACGGACGCAGGCGCGGCAGATCATCAGGGCGTCTGCGGAGGGAGCTTGATGGC is a window from the Polymorphospora rubra genome containing:
- the dxr gene encoding 1-deoxy-D-xylulose-5-phosphate reductoisomerase yields the protein MSSPRDIVLLGSTGSVGTQAIDIVRHAPDRFRVVGLGAGGGNVALLAAQALELGVEVVGVAKASAAQDLQLAFYAEAARRDYPAGGFRIPKIVAGPSAMAELAELPADIVLNAVVGSLGLAPTLTALRAGRTLALANKESLVAGGPLVKAAVARPGQIVPVDSEHSALAQCLRGGSRAEVRRLVLTASGGPFRGRRREELTGVTVEQAMAHPTWNMGQVVTINSATMVNKALEVVEAHELYDVPYADIEVMVHPQSVIHSMVEFVDGSTLAQASPPDMKLPIALALGWPDRVPGAAAAVDWTAAHTWEFAPLDDEAFPAVRLAKAAGEAGRCRPAIYNAANEECVEAFVAGRLPFLGIVDTLERVLGSAPDFAEPGTVEDVLAAESWARTQARQIIRASAEGA